From Rutidosis leptorrhynchoides isolate AG116_Rl617_1_P2 chromosome 3, CSIRO_AGI_Rlap_v1, whole genome shotgun sequence, a single genomic window includes:
- the LOC139897395 gene encoding uncharacterized protein, translated as MAPLSSSSLSSNSWILSLKTLLITVGIISIAVTIKLAIPLIVNFAVNDLHAVWSVTVSWLKPPFLYVIINGIILIIVASTHFQHNNNHENQNESLHQDVNVNLLNAPSVNFGVPDNDTERIAMVEPPVVYETKRVVADIIDVDETEVVNRFEDDLVTSASTWHPSETVINDTQLTNNIEPDFEFPVREKQLVASRFVNNRKPPTKINRGGGRELRVLKPKKHETLESTWKMITEGRSMPLNRHVDKSETFKTLKNDRDRNEFTSAVKVVKKSETFKDRKNYENENQYLQNNLPKAESIEKLKSEASDELNRRVEAFIKKFNDDMRLQRQESLDQYMKMVKHGVIN; from the exons ATGGCaccgttatcatcatcatcattatcaagcaACTCATGGATTCTATCTCTAAAAACCTTGTTAATCACCGTTGGAATTATATCTATAGCAGTAACCATAAAACTAGCTATTCCGTTAATAGTCAACTTCGCAGTCAACGATCTTCACGCCGTTTGGTCCGTTACCGTTTCCTGGTTAAAACCTCCGTTTCTTTACGTTATCATTAACGGAATCATTCTCATTATCGTAGCTTCTACTCACTTCCAACACAACAACAATCACGAAAATCAAAATGAATCTCTACATCAAGATGTTAATGTGAATTTATTAAACGCTCCTTCCGTGAATTTCGGTGTTCCAGATAATGATACAGAACGAATTGCAATGGTGGAGCCCCCAGTTGTATATGAAACTAAGCGTGTAGTAGCAGATATTATTGATGTGGATGAAACGGAGGTTGTTAACCGATTTGAAGATGATTTGGTTACGTCAGCATCCACGTGGCATCCTTCAGAAACTGTAATCAATGATACTCAACTTACGAACAATATTGAACCGGATTTTGAATTTCCGGTTCGTGAGAAGCAACTCGTAGCTTCACGATTCGTTAACAACCGGAAACCACCGACTAAGATTAATCGCGGAG GTGGGAGAGAGTTGAGAGTATTGAAGCCAAAAAAGCACGAGACATTAGAGAGTACGTGGAAAATGATAACGGAAGGCCGTAGCATGCCGTTAAATAGGCATGTAGATAAATCGGAAACATTCAAGACCCTTAAAAATGATCGTGATCGTAACGAGTTCACGTCGGCTGTAAAGGTGGTGAAGAAATCGGAGACATTTAAGGACCGTAAAAATTATGAAAACGAGAATCAGTATTTGCAGAACAACTTACCGAAAGCGGAGTCGATAGAGAAGTTAAAGAGTGAGGCGTCGGATGAGTTGAATAGGCGAGTTGAAGCGTTTATTAAAAAGTTTAATGATGATATGAGGTTGCAAAGACAAGAATCCTTGGATCAGTATATGAAGATGGTTAAGCATGGGGTCATAAATTAA